From the Octadecabacter antarcticus 307 genome, one window contains:
- a CDS encoding ABC transporter ATP-binding protein, translating into MARITFNNVNKIYPDGTPAVSSLNMEIASGEFLCIVGPSGCGKSSTLRMLAGLERVSSGHILIDGEDVSNTPARDRDIAMVFENYALYPHLTVRENIAMPLVARNTPKAETQSRVADIAGRLSIESQLNKKPAKLSGGQRQRVALARAMIRSPRMFIMDEPLGHLEAYLRVELRREIRALHENSGGTTIYITHDQEEAAAISDRIAVMSRGVLQQVGTFKELIDHPVNRTVAEFVGEPPISILEDVKLTETGVMLGDVEFSLPAASIRRANKVSGPFALGVRPRDFQVVAKDDVGIGAKVRSVQPMGEWAILLCDTAAGALTVVNPTASALRLESEIRLSPVLSRVHLFAADGTNLSVEENL; encoded by the coding sequence TTTGTATTGTTGGTCCATCTGGATGTGGAAAATCTTCAACCTTACGGATGCTCGCCGGGTTGGAGAGGGTGTCAAGTGGACACATCCTGATTGATGGTGAGGATGTTAGCAACACGCCAGCGCGGGATCGCGATATTGCCATGGTATTCGAAAACTACGCGCTTTATCCGCATTTGACCGTTCGCGAAAATATTGCCATGCCTCTCGTCGCGAGAAACACGCCCAAAGCAGAAACTCAGTCTCGAGTCGCGGACATCGCAGGGCGCCTTTCGATTGAGAGCCAGCTTAACAAAAAACCAGCCAAATTAAGCGGAGGCCAAAGACAACGGGTTGCCCTGGCGCGCGCAATGATACGAAGCCCGCGGATGTTTATAATGGATGAACCTCTAGGTCACTTGGAGGCCTATTTGAGGGTCGAACTACGTCGCGAAATCCGCGCGCTTCATGAAAACAGCGGCGGGACCACAATCTATATCACTCACGATCAAGAAGAGGCTGCGGCCATTAGTGACCGGATCGCGGTTATGTCCCGCGGGGTTCTTCAGCAAGTTGGAACATTCAAGGAGCTGATTGACCATCCAGTGAACAGGACCGTCGCTGAATTTGTTGGTGAGCCACCAATTTCGATATTGGAAGACGTGAAGCTAACTGAAACAGGGGTCATGTTGGGCGATGTCGAATTTTCTCTGCCCGCCGCCTCCATTCGACGAGCAAATAAAGTCTCGGGGCCTTTTGCTTTGGGCGTCCGACCTCGTGATTTTCAAGTCGTAGCCAAAGACGACGTCGGAATTGGCGCCAAAGTTCGTTCCGTTCAGCCGATGGGGGAATGGGCAATATTACTTTGTGATACCGCTGCAGGTGCGCTGACCGTTGTCAACCCGACTGCAAGCGCTCTACGCCTGGAAAGCGAGATAAGACTAAGCCCCGTACTTTCGCGGGTTCATCTTTTCGCGGCAGATGGAACCAATTTGTCTGTTGAGGAGAACTTATAA
- a CDS encoding ABC transporter ATP-binding protein produces MTKIKLKGLQKSFGALNIFKDLDLTIEDQSYVCLIGPSGCGKSTLMRIIAGLEEADGGQILFDGEDVSALGCADRDVGMAFQNYALYPHLDVAGNLKFPLLAPRHRGLYSKKEIADRVDSVAELLEISHLLHRTIGQLSGGQQQRVSLGRSLIRRPKVLLLDEPVTHLDARLRYAMRSELRRIHEVMGTTTIHVTHDQQEALAMSDHLVLLRDGGIEQQGPPMEIYTEPQTSFTAGFLGDPPRSIGTVPLRRVCHGFELVLGTTPLALPAQLGDACEGLTDENVTIALPASAINLASAGGAPIAGTVTAHEMIEGAQRIVLDVGGVRFTAQSAQVRHVAIGDSLSASVDISRAQLFSAKTGRRLTTKVKETL; encoded by the coding sequence ATGACGAAGATAAAACTAAAGGGGCTCCAAAAGTCTTTTGGAGCGCTCAATATTTTCAAGGATCTAGACCTAACAATCGAAGATCAGTCATATGTTTGCCTAATCGGGCCTTCGGGCTGTGGAAAATCCACCTTGATGCGGATAATTGCTGGGCTGGAAGAAGCGGACGGAGGCCAGATTCTTTTCGATGGGGAAGACGTAAGCGCATTAGGATGTGCTGACCGTGATGTTGGAATGGCGTTCCAAAACTATGCGCTTTACCCGCACCTCGATGTTGCCGGGAATCTTAAGTTTCCACTACTGGCCCCTCGCCATCGAGGTCTGTACTCAAAAAAAGAGATAGCGGATCGCGTAGACTCGGTCGCCGAATTGCTCGAAATCAGCCACTTGCTGCATCGTACCATAGGTCAACTAAGTGGCGGTCAGCAGCAGCGGGTCTCGTTGGGCCGGTCCTTAATTAGGCGTCCCAAGGTTTTGTTGCTGGACGAACCCGTCACCCACCTAGATGCACGCCTTCGCTACGCGATGCGGTCCGAACTCCGCCGTATCCACGAAGTCATGGGTACGACGACCATTCACGTCACCCACGACCAGCAAGAAGCGCTGGCGATGTCAGACCACCTCGTGTTGCTGCGCGACGGCGGGATCGAGCAGCAGGGTCCGCCGATGGAGATTTATACCGAACCTCAAACAAGCTTCACTGCAGGCTTCCTCGGCGATCCTCCGCGCAGTATCGGAACTGTGCCGCTACGTCGGGTATGTCATGGGTTCGAGTTGGTTCTGGGCACAACTCCGCTCGCGCTTCCTGCTCAATTGGGTGACGCGTGTGAAGGTTTGACTGACGAGAACGTCACTATCGCGCTTCCTGCCAGTGCTATCAATTTGGCCAGTGCAGGAGGGGCGCCGATCGCCGGCACCGTCACCGCTCACGAGATGATCGAAGGAGCCCAGCGCATCGTTCTTGACGTTGGCGGAGTACGTTTCACGGCGCAGTCCGCGCAGGTTCGTCATGTGGCGATTGGAGATTCTCTTTCTGCCTCGGTGGACATATCGCGAGCCCAGCTTTTCAGCGCAAAAACCGGTCGCAGATTGACCACCAAAGTAAAGGAAACACTGTGA